One window from the genome of Pseudomonadota bacterium encodes:
- a CDS encoding vitamin B12-dependent ribonucleotide reductase produces MDVYQSIVPRLSKNAITVLERRYLKKDHRSRVIETAADMFHRVADAIAGADKKFNKDSDTEALSHRFYAFMANLEFLPNSPTLMNASRELGQLSACFVLPVGDSMEEIFDSVKHTALIHKSGGGTGFSFSNLRPKNDVVQSTTGISSGPISFMKVFDIATETVKQGGTRRGANMGLMRVDHPDILEFIQCKSDQKQLNNFNISVGLTETFMEALEYDGTYPLINPRSKETVEILKAGDVFNLIVKHAWENGEPGIVFLDRLNRDNPTPHIGIIESTNPCGEQPLLPYESCNLGSINLGLMVNDGQIDWQRLKEVVHLAVHFLDNVIELNQYPLPQISKMTYANRKIGMGVMGWADMLIALGIPYNSLQAVELGEKVMEFINTEGHDASMGLAKERGAFPNFEGSLFSQNGKPFIRNSTVTTIAPTGTISIIAGSSSGIEPIFAVSFVRQVLDNNILVEVHPLFELMARKRGIYSKALMEKIAEYGTIQNIEEIPLDIRNIFVTAHDITPEAHIRMQAAFQKHTDNAVSKTVNFPKTATLEEVREVYELAYKLDCKGVTIYRDGSRENQVLSTGKTPQNTEESETKIVRDRPLSLKGWTYRMQTGCGPLYITINEDEDGLFELFTTMGKAGGCAASQSEAIGRMVSLAWRTGIQPEQVVKQLMDISCHSHSGFGANKILSCADAVAKAIRNHMSSAGHEEHMEKRSLFKGACPECGGKVEHEGGCSVCHSCGFSECI; encoded by the coding sequence ATGGACGTTTATCAATCAATCGTTCCCCGGTTATCAAAAAACGCGATAACAGTCCTGGAACGTCGTTATTTGAAAAAAGACCATCGAAGCCGTGTGATCGAAACCGCTGCCGACATGTTCCATCGTGTTGCCGATGCGATTGCCGGAGCTGATAAAAAGTTCAATAAAGATTCTGACACCGAAGCCCTTTCACACCGGTTCTATGCTTTTATGGCCAATCTGGAATTTCTGCCCAATTCCCCCACGCTCATGAACGCGAGCCGCGAATTGGGCCAGCTATCCGCCTGTTTTGTGCTGCCCGTCGGCGATTCCATGGAGGAAATATTTGACTCAGTTAAGCACACCGCGCTTATACACAAGTCAGGAGGGGGGACAGGTTTTTCTTTTTCCAATCTTCGTCCCAAAAATGATGTTGTACAATCAACGACGGGTATTTCCAGCGGGCCCATATCATTCATGAAGGTTTTCGACATTGCCACAGAAACGGTCAAACAGGGAGGAACAAGGCGGGGAGCCAATATGGGTCTCATGCGGGTAGATCATCCGGATATTCTGGAATTCATCCAATGTAAATCCGATCAGAAACAACTGAACAACTTTAACATCTCGGTAGGTTTGACCGAGACCTTCATGGAAGCATTGGAATATGATGGAACATATCCCCTGATCAATCCCCGGAGCAAGGAAACTGTCGAAATATTGAAAGCCGGTGATGTTTTTAACCTGATTGTCAAACATGCCTGGGAGAATGGAGAACCGGGTATCGTTTTTCTCGATAGACTGAACCGTGACAATCCTACACCCCACATCGGCATCATCGAATCGACAAACCCCTGCGGTGAACAACCGCTGCTCCCTTATGAGTCATGCAATCTGGGTTCAATCAATCTCGGATTGATGGTGAATGATGGCCAGATTGACTGGCAGCGTTTAAAAGAAGTTGTGCATCTGGCCGTACATTTTCTGGACAATGTAATTGAACTTAATCAATATCCCTTGCCTCAGATTTCCAAAATGACCTATGCCAACCGCAAGATAGGTATGGGTGTCATGGGGTGGGCCGATATGCTCATTGCGCTGGGAATTCCATATAACTCCCTGCAGGCAGTCGAATTAGGCGAAAAGGTTATGGAATTTATCAATACCGAAGGACATGACGCATCGATGGGTTTAGCCAAGGAGAGGGGCGCCTTTCCGAATTTTGAAGGCTCGCTCTTTTCCCAGAACGGAAAACCTTTTATCAGAAATTCCACCGTCACTACCATTGCCCCCACAGGAACAATCTCCATCATTGCAGGCTCCTCATCCGGGATCGAACCGATTTTCGCGGTCTCATTTGTACGACAGGTACTGGATAACAATATCCTTGTCGAAGTCCACCCCCTGTTTGAACTAATGGCCAGAAAACGCGGCATTTATTCTAAGGCCCTTATGGAAAAAATTGCCGAGTATGGAACGATTCAAAACATCGAAGAAATCCCTCTTGATATTCGCAATATATTCGTTACAGCCCATGACATAACACCGGAAGCCCATATCCGGATGCAGGCAGCATTCCAGAAGCATACAGATAACGCGGTAAGCAAAACTGTGAATTTTCCTAAAACAGCTACGCTTGAGGAAGTCAGAGAAGTATACGAACTTGCTTATAAACTGGATTGCAAGGGCGTTACAATATACCGTGACGGTTCAAGGGAAAATCAGGTTCTTTCTACCGGGAAAACACCCCAGAATACAGAGGAAAGTGAAACAAAAATTGTCCGGGACCGTCCTCTGTCTCTCAAAGGCTGGACATACCGAATGCAGACAGGTTGCGGGCCTCTGTATATTACCATCAATGAGGACGAAGACGGACTCTTCGAGCTGTTTACAACCATGGGCAAAGCCGGCGGCTGTGCCGCTTCTCAAAGCGAGGCCATAGGCAGGATGGTCTCTCTTGCCTGGAGGACCGGGATTCAGCCGGAACAGGTCGTCAAACAACTCATGGATATCTCCTGTCATTCCCATTCCGGCTTCGGCGCAAACAAGATTCTCTCCTGCGCCGATGCTGTCGCCAAAGCGATACGGAATCATATGTCTTCAGCGGGGCATGAAGAGCACATGGAAAAGAGGTCTCTCTTTAAGGGGGCTTGCCCCGAATGCGGCGGCAAGGTTGAACATGAAGGGGGCTGTTCCGTATGTCATTCATGTGGATTCAGCGAATGTATTTGA
- a CDS encoding (deoxy)nucleoside triphosphate pyrophosphohydrolase: MERRGIGHIHVACAIIERNGTVLAAQRKEGMRMALKWEFPGGKIEAEENPEACLKRELIEEMGIYIAIGHPLDPMTYQYSSFMVTLYPFVCTILSGGITLHEHADVVWLPPEELLSQDWAEADVPLIKQYLKSRQGAK, translated from the coding sequence ATGGAAAGAAGGGGTATTGGACATATACATGTAGCATGTGCCATTATTGAACGTAACGGCACCGTCCTTGCCGCCCAGCGGAAAGAAGGCATGAGGATGGCCCTGAAATGGGAGTTTCCCGGCGGCAAAATCGAGGCAGAAGAGAATCCTGAGGCTTGCCTGAAACGGGAGTTGATTGAAGAAATGGGCATTTATATTGCCATAGGCCACCCCCTCGATCCGATGACTTACCAATATTCGTCCTTCATGGTGACACTTTATCCCTTTGTCTGCACCATCCTTTCAGGCGGGATTACGCTGCATGAACACGCTGATGTAGTGTGGCTGCCCCCGGAGGAGCTCCTGTCACAGGATTGGGCCGAGGCGGATGTCCCATTGATCAAACAATATCTGAAGTCGCGGCAGGGAGCAAAATAG
- a CDS encoding DUF4931 domain-containing protein encodes MAELRKDPVGGNWIATDYRSPESSSVGICPFCPGNEHLTPKAIREYKDIDGSWLLRCFPAISPVFVIEAVENKRAEGLYDKMNNVGAHEIIVENRSHTKTMSNFTDKELLLLLEVYMERISDLKKDKRFKNIQVFKNHGELAGSHMFHPHSHLLATPMIAARLELEVTNSKNYYQQKERCLLCDIINQEIKQNKRVVSMNSDFIALCPFASRFPFEVWILPRLHSESFEQMRGYDIKLGLVNLMLDIMKRIEKLTNAYTLVIHTSPNTYKTDFEKERVPISEYFHWHIEILPLDQKSSKYKREDEFYVTSITPEEATRTLKEQTI; translated from the coding sequence ATGGCAGAATTAAGAAAAGACCCTGTTGGCGGCAACTGGATAGCGACCGATTATAGGAGCCCCGAAAGCAGTTCAGTGGGTATATGTCCTTTTTGTCCCGGTAATGAGCATCTTACCCCAAAAGCAATCAGAGAGTACAAAGACATTGACGGCTCCTGGCTTTTACGCTGCTTTCCGGCAATAAGCCCTGTTTTTGTCATAGAAGCTGTCGAAAACAAGAGGGCTGAAGGGCTTTATGACAAAATGAACAATGTGGGGGCGCACGAAATCATCGTAGAGAACAGGTCGCACACAAAGACCATGTCGAACTTCACAGATAAAGAGTTGTTATTGTTATTGGAAGTCTATATGGAAAGGATTTCCGATTTAAAGAAAGACAAAAGGTTTAAAAACATACAGGTATTCAAAAATCACGGGGAACTTGCAGGTTCGCATATGTTTCATCCTCATTCCCATCTCCTTGCAACACCTATGATTGCCGCAAGGCTTGAACTTGAGGTTACCAATTCAAAAAACTATTATCAACAAAAAGAGAGATGTTTGCTCTGTGATATAATAAACCAGGAAATAAAACAGAACAAAAGGGTGGTCAGTATGAATTCCGATTTTATTGCATTATGCCCTTTTGCCTCAAGATTCCCCTTTGAAGTCTGGATCCTGCCGAGGTTGCACAGTGAAAGCTTTGAGCAAATGCGAGGGTATGATATAAAACTCGGACTTGTCAATCTTATGCTGGATATTATGAAAAGGATTGAAAAATTAACAAATGCATATACACTGGTAATCCACACATCGCCAAATACATACAAAACAGATTTTGAAAAAGAAAGGGTGCCGATAAGCGAATATTTTCATTGGCATATTGAGATACTTCCCCTGGACCAGAAATCTTCCAAATATAAGCGGGAAGATGAATTTTACGTCACCTCCATAACACCGGAAGAAGCAACAAGGACTTTAAAGGAACAGACTATTTAG
- a CDS encoding alpha/beta hydrolase, producing MAASAGMILLIAYSIIMGATYFTQDSMIYFPEKEILQTPQNINLDYREINFSTKDGVNISGWHIPANPEKGTLLFCHGNAGNISNVMEHIKIFHEAGFSVLVFDYRGYGKSGGKPSEAGTYLDVEAAWDYLLQQGNPPEKIIVYGHSLGSAIATEVAIRKNPVALIIEAGFTSMPDLGAKLYPWLPVKLLSKYQYSTVTKIGMIKFPKLIIHSPDDEIVPFQHGRMLYEKASQPKDFLEIRGGHNDGFLLSGAIYKDGLMKFIEKHRIIR from the coding sequence ATGGCAGCTTCTGCCGGAATGATACTGTTAATTGCCTATTCCATTATTATGGGGGCGACGTACTTCACACAGGACAGCATGATCTACTTTCCCGAGAAAGAGATTTTGCAAACCCCGCAAAACATAAATCTTGATTACAGGGAGATCAATTTTTCAACAAAAGACGGCGTAAACATATCCGGCTGGCATATTCCTGCGAACCCGGAGAAAGGCACTCTTCTTTTCTGCCACGGCAATGCCGGGAATATATCGAATGTAATGGAGCATATAAAGATTTTCCATGAGGCGGGCTTCAGCGTGTTGGTTTTTGATTACAGAGGCTACGGCAAAAGCGGCGGTAAACCGTCAGAGGCGGGCACCTATCTTGATGTAGAAGCTGCCTGGGATTATCTGCTCCAACAGGGCAATCCCCCTGAAAAGATAATTGTTTACGGCCATTCGCTTGGCAGCGCAATAGCAACAGAGGTTGCCATAAGAAAAAATCCTGTTGCCTTAATCATAGAAGCAGGTTTTACGTCCATGCCTGATCTTGGTGCAAAACTTTACCCATGGCTGCCAGTAAAACTTTTGTCAAAATATCAGTATTCCACGGTAACTAAAATAGGCATGATAAAGTTTCCTAAACTCATTATCCACAGTCCGGATGATGAAATAGTTCCCTTTCAACACGGCAGGATGCTATATGAAAAAGCCTCCCAGCCAAAGGATTTTCTGGAAATCAGAGGTGGGCATAATGATGGTTTTCTTCTCTCAGGTGCAATATATAAAGATGGATTGATGAAGTTTATCGAAAAACACAGAATAATCAGGTGA
- a CDS encoding GNAT family N-acetyltransferase, with protein MGNLKKMLNPKTIAFIGSGDREGTIERSILDNLFSSGGRQLFAVCPDRNKMLHFDCYPSVSHIDEHIDLAVIVAPDELILDVAEECGKKGVEGAIIISAGPKATLEEKKKFENEIWKIGKGYGMRVIGPDSNGVILPNDNLNTTFLKVNPEPGNIAFISQSSTIGNTMLHWGVDNHIGFSMFASLGSMVDVDFADLIDFLQEDYFTKSIMLYVEHIKDTKKFLSASRCFARNKPIVVFKPGRYPQSREALFSRTGLETGSDAVYDAAFRRVGIVRAKETMDFFDTAKVLVSRSLPRGSRLAVITNSGSISIIACDTLAEQKGQLACLSEKSMERLCRIMPPYWNENNPFDLFGDADVERYIEVTDICLKDEGVDGILIVYAPAPHCDPGELAKQIAGLSLKTAKPIVAVWMGGQYSHEGFDILKEANIPVYTTPEVAVRACMYMFNYRRNIELLNETPEEIPENKMGLTNHLRAIINNTIKEQKEILTVEDAANFLKNYEIPLLKELIPDERKAIPEYPVDEWALRSMKDIDFGTVILFISMTGGKRNRVGFAVGLPPLNQVLAKYLMDEAEFRAANKSVMRHMEEVLINFSRFIVDFPEIAEIEIEIVVTADDKVYVKNATIQVDKNYRKGIAQYPHLVIMPYPTRYIMPWKLRDGRDVLLRPLRAEDEPLIKEMMSTLSKETLRLRFFVAMEIDHRMLMNFCNTDYDREIAIVAELNEGDKKKIIGGGRLVVEPDLGSGQFALSVHDDFQRQGLGEKFLDITIGIAQDKGLHEIYGIVLSENDKMLKLSRKMGFKLARLPDGISRVSLELD; from the coding sequence ATGGGCAATCTGAAAAAAATGCTTAACCCTAAAACCATTGCCTTCATCGGCTCAGGTGACCGGGAGGGTACTATCGAAAGATCGATACTTGATAACCTTTTCTCCTCAGGGGGGAGGCAGTTATTTGCAGTCTGCCCGGACAGAAATAAGATGCTTCACTTTGATTGTTACCCCTCCGTCTCTCACATTGATGAGCATATCGATCTTGCTGTCATCGTCGCACCCGATGAACTGATTCTGGATGTGGCTGAGGAATGCGGCAAAAAGGGCGTGGAAGGCGCAATTATCATATCTGCAGGCCCAAAAGCTACTCTGGAGGAGAAAAAGAAGTTTGAAAACGAGATATGGAAGATAGGAAAAGGTTACGGCATGAGGGTAATCGGCCCCGACAGTAACGGCGTTATCCTGCCTAACGATAACCTGAATACTACATTTCTGAAGGTAAACCCTGAACCGGGAAACATAGCCTTTATCTCTCAGAGCAGCACTATAGGTAACACCATGCTCCACTGGGGAGTAGATAACCACATTGGTTTCAGCATGTTTGCATCTCTCGGTTCCATGGTTGACGTGGATTTTGCCGACCTTATAGATTTTCTTCAGGAAGATTATTTCACAAAAAGCATCATGCTCTATGTGGAACACATAAAAGATACAAAAAAATTTTTAAGTGCCTCACGCTGTTTTGCGCGAAACAAGCCTATTGTTGTTTTTAAACCGGGCAGATATCCGCAGAGCAGAGAAGCGCTCTTCTCCCGTACAGGTCTGGAGACAGGAAGTGATGCAGTCTATGACGCTGCCTTCAGGCGGGTTGGTATAGTAAGGGCAAAGGAAACAATGGATTTTTTTGACACAGCAAAAGTCCTTGTTTCGAGATCTCTCCCCAGGGGGTCAAGGCTCGCTGTTATCACCAACTCGGGCAGCATCAGTATTATTGCCTGTGACACCCTTGCAGAGCAGAAAGGGCAACTTGCCTGTCTCTCAGAAAAAAGTATGGAAAGGCTTTGCCGGATAATGCCGCCTTACTGGAATGAAAATAACCCCTTTGATCTTTTCGGAGATGCAGATGTTGAAAGGTATATCGAAGTAACCGATATTTGCCTTAAAGACGAGGGTGTTGACGGCATTCTCATCGTATATGCGCCCGCTCCTCATTGTGACCCGGGGGAACTGGCAAAGCAGATAGCTGGACTGTCCCTGAAAACAGCAAAACCGATTGTTGCTGTCTGGATGGGGGGTCAATATTCGCATGAAGGTTTCGATATTTTGAAAGAGGCCAATATACCTGTCTACACAACCCCGGAGGTCGCCGTCAGGGCATGTATGTATATGTTCAACTACCGCAGGAATATCGAGCTTCTTAACGAAACCCCGGAAGAGATCCCTGAAAACAAAATGGGACTGACAAATCATCTGAGGGCTATCATTAACAATACCATTAAAGAACAAAAAGAGATTCTTACCGTAGAGGATGCTGCAAATTTTCTTAAGAATTATGAGATTCCCCTTCTTAAAGAACTTATACCTGATGAGAGGAAGGCAATACCGGAATACCCTGTTGATGAATGGGCTTTAAGATCAATGAAGGACATTGATTTTGGGACTGTTATTCTTTTTATATCCATGACCGGAGGGAAAAGAAATCGTGTCGGTTTTGCCGTAGGATTACCTCCCTTAAACCAGGTTCTGGCAAAGTATTTAATGGATGAAGCGGAATTCAGAGCAGCCAATAAATCTGTTATGAGACATATGGAAGAAGTTCTCATAAATTTTTCCCGGTTCATTGTCGATTTTCCAGAGATTGCAGAGATAGAAATCGAAATCGTTGTAACAGCCGACGACAAGGTATATGTAAAAAATGCAACAATCCAGGTCGATAAAAACTATCGGAAGGGTATCGCTCAATATCCTCACCTTGTTATTATGCCCTACCCGACACGATATATCATGCCCTGGAAATTACGCGACGGAAGAGATGTGCTGCTGCGGCCTCTCAGGGCTGAAGATGAACCTCTAATAAAGGAAATGATGTCTACTTTGTCCAAAGAAACACTACGGTTAAGGTTCTTTGTGGCTATGGAGATCGATCACAGGATGCTCATGAATTTTTGTAACACAGATTATGACAGAGAAATCGCCATTGTTGCCGAATTAAATGAAGGTGACAAAAAGAAGATTATCGGCGGTGGGCGACTCGTCGTCGAACCCGACTTAGGGAGTGGTCAATTCGCTTTATCTGTTCATGACGACTTCCAAAGGCAGGGCCTGGGAGAAAAGTTCCTCGATATTACCATCGGGATTGCACAGGACAAGGGATTGCATGAGATTTACGGGATTGTGCTCAGTGAGAATGATAAAATGCTGAAGTTGAGCAGGAAAATGGGATTTAAGTTGGCAAGACTACCCGACGGTATTTCCAGAGTCAGCCTGGAGCTTGATTGA
- the larA gene encoding nickel-dependent lactate racemase, which yields MSYFVLCEGKELCFTLPDGWNVISAEDIPPVPGVADALGDIKRALDNPIGSLGIEEIAKPGMEVAVLFDDLQRPTPAHIAVPEILNRLNKAGIRDERVKAVCALGTHPALSATQLENKIGTEAFSRLKGRVFSHDPHSSENVVIGKTHRGTLVEVNPLVAFADMIIGVGECMPHPIAGYGGGCKIIMPGVSSYRSVADHHFTWMRHRGCRVNILDGNPFYEEIIDAGRLSRLSFKLDIIMNHKKEVVKAFAGDPVAEHREASLYAQSLYHVPLPKAADVTIISAFPLEIGVQATKALTMASFCTRSGGTIIWVAPQKEAGPIMPLVKEMASNETASYFHQRLIRDDIPDHLRSFGISYIMQVVYFKELAEKFNVIHVTEGLTTEQVKMMKFTHAQTLPEAVDIASRTIPEADVAIFPSGGNIIPGIK from the coding sequence ATGAGTTATTTTGTATTATGCGAAGGGAAAGAACTTTGTTTTACCCTGCCTGACGGGTGGAACGTCATTTCTGCCGAGGATATACCTCCGGTACCGGGTGTTGCCGATGCGTTGGGGGATATAAAGAGAGCCCTGGATAACCCCATAGGCTCGTTGGGAATCGAAGAAATAGCAAAGCCCGGCATGGAGGTTGCAGTTCTCTTTGACGACCTTCAGCGGCCCACTCCGGCACACATAGCCGTGCCTGAAATACTAAACCGTTTAAACAAGGCCGGTATCCGGGATGAACGGGTCAAAGCTGTCTGTGCTCTGGGGACACACCCGGCCCTCAGCGCAACGCAATTGGAAAACAAGATAGGCACAGAGGCATTCAGCCGTTTGAAGGGCAGGGTTTTTTCTCATGATCCACATTCTTCAGAGAATGTGGTCATCGGCAAAACCCATCGCGGGACGCTGGTGGAGGTGAATCCTCTGGTTGCTTTTGCAGACATGATTATCGGGGTCGGGGAGTGCATGCCCCATCCTATTGCCGGATACGGCGGGGGATGTAAGATTATTATGCCCGGCGTCTCTTCATATCGTTCAGTTGCTGACCATCATTTTACCTGGATGCGACATCGGGGTTGCCGTGTTAATATCCTTGACGGGAATCCTTTTTACGAGGAGATCATCGATGCAGGGCGGCTCTCAAGGCTGTCATTCAAGCTGGATATTATCATGAACCATAAGAAGGAAGTTGTAAAAGCCTTTGCAGGCGACCCTGTGGCTGAACACCGGGAGGCATCCCTCTATGCGCAATCGCTTTATCATGTGCCGCTCCCGAAGGCTGCCGATGTGACGATCATCTCTGCCTTTCCATTGGAGATCGGGGTTCAGGCCACAAAAGCGCTGACAATGGCAAGCTTCTGCACCCGGTCAGGGGGAACGATTATCTGGGTTGCCCCTCAGAAGGAAGCAGGACCTATTATGCCTCTTGTTAAGGAGATGGCAAGCAATGAAACTGCAAGCTATTTCCATCAACGCCTGATCAGGGACGACATCCCCGATCATCTCAGGTCTTTCGGTATTTCATACATCATGCAGGTGGTGTATTTCAAGGAACTTGCTGAAAAGTTTAATGTAATTCATGTCACGGAAGGTCTTACTACCGAGCAAGTGAAGATGATGAAATTCACACATGCGCAAACACTTCCCGAGGCTGTTGATATAGCATCCCGGACAATACCGGAGGCGGATGTTGCAATTTTCCCTTCAGGAGGTAATATTATTCCGGGGATAAAGTGA
- the dctP gene encoding TRAP transporter substrate-binding protein DctP, which yields MGKTKSFFLLFTVLFTFLAIGIVNGVVKAETITLKAVAGWPKTASEYKAFTIFTDTLDQIMAKKAPGELKIQFIGGPEAVKSPDQVQALQRGMVDMVFTTTAYYVSVLPEVDAYKLSSFTPAEERTSGALAYMNDLHEKKIGVHMLARLGLGTKFHLYLKKPIKAADLKGLNIRVSPMYLQAIKGLGGNPVVIPPTEVYIALERNVVDGYCWPAVGIRDWGWHKQTKYVVDPGFYNVPNPLLVNLKTWNKLPKKLQDILTEAAIEAEKKVVAVFEDLEKKERPLLTKEGIETIDLPAAEKEKFLKVAYDEGWRDVITKNPKTGPELKKLLTK from the coding sequence ATGGGAAAGACAAAATCATTTTTTCTGTTGTTTACGGTTTTATTTACATTTCTGGCCATAGGTATCGTAAACGGAGTTGTTAAAGCGGAAACCATTACACTGAAGGCAGTAGCCGGGTGGCCAAAAACAGCCAGTGAATATAAGGCCTTTACCATCTTTACGGACACACTGGACCAGATAATGGCAAAAAAGGCCCCCGGTGAACTGAAGATACAGTTTATCGGAGGACCGGAGGCGGTGAAATCACCGGATCAGGTTCAGGCATTGCAGCGCGGTATGGTTGACATGGTCTTTACCACCACTGCCTATTATGTATCGGTTTTGCCTGAAGTGGATGCTTACAAACTATCGAGTTTTACACCTGCCGAAGAAAGAACAAGCGGCGCCCTGGCTTATATGAACGACCTCCACGAAAAAAAGATCGGAGTCCATATGCTGGCAAGGCTTGGTCTCGGTACAAAATTCCATCTCTACCTGAAAAAGCCCATAAAGGCTGCCGACCTCAAGGGGCTTAACATTCGTGTATCCCCCATGTATCTGCAGGCAATAAAAGGGCTTGGCGGGAACCCTGTAGTAATACCGCCCACAGAAGTGTATATAGCGCTTGAAAGAAACGTTGTTGATGGTTATTGCTGGCCGGCTGTCGGGATTCGTGACTGGGGCTGGCATAAACAGACAAAATATGTTGTAGACCCGGGGTTTTACAATGTGCCGAACCCTCTTCTCGTAAACCTGAAGACATGGAACAAGCTCCCGAAGAAGCTCCAGGATATTTTAACAGAAGCGGCTATAGAGGCTGAGAAAAAGGTGGTCGCTGTTTTTGAAGACCTTGAAAAGAAGGAGCGTCCGTTATTAACAAAAGAAGGTATTGAAACCATTGATCTGCCCGCAGCAGAGAAGGAAAAGTTCCTGAAAGTAGCCTATGATGAAGGATGGAGAGATGTCATTACGAAAAACCCCAAGACCGGCCCGGAGTTGAAGAAACTCTTGACTAAATAA
- a CDS encoding TRAP transporter large permease subunit, with protein MEWWQIISLLFGGMVLLLLTGIPIAFAFLIVNMVAAYFFLGGIPGLVGVVTGVFTSITTFTLLPVPFFILMGELIFHTNLGLDAVNVLDKWLGKLRGRLSILAIIMGVIIGALSGSTIATCALLGTILLPDMLKRGYSKNMSLGPLMGVGTVDALIPPNALTVVLASLANIDVGQLLIAGIIPGIIMSGLYFVFVVIWCHIFPNEAPMYDVPYVPLKKKVMATVQYLLPLGLIIFMVIGFIFLGVATPTEAAATGTLGSFILALVYRRLTWENMKKSVMGTMKITVMIFMIIIVSSTYGEILAFTGAAAGMTSFITNLTVSPIVIIMGMLIVVLVMGCFMETVAIMMITIPIYMPVVNAFGYNTIWFGVLMLIALETGLITPPFGVTLFVMKGVAPPEVTMADIWRAVTPYVIIDILCIAIVLAIPVIATIVPTFMGMAR; from the coding sequence ATGGAATGGTGGCAGATTATCTCATTACTTTTCGGCGGCATGGTCTTGCTGCTGCTTACCGGGATACCCATTGCCTTTGCCTTTCTCATTGTTAACATGGTTGCAGCCTATTTTTTCCTTGGGGGAATACCGGGTCTTGTCGGTGTGGTTACGGGAGTGTTCACATCTATCACAACTTTCACTTTACTTCCTGTACCCTTTTTCATCCTTATGGGTGAACTGATATTCCATACAAACCTCGGACTCGATGCAGTAAACGTGCTTGACAAGTGGCTAGGCAAACTCAGGGGAAGGCTCTCTATTCTGGCAATTATTATGGGAGTCATTATCGGAGCCCTTTCCGGCTCTACTATCGCTACATGCGCGCTACTTGGCACTATCCTGCTGCCTGACATGCTTAAGCGCGGCTACAGCAAGAACATGAGTCTTGGACCACTCATGGGGGTAGGCACCGTTGACGCCCTTATCCCTCCCAATGCGCTTACCGTGGTACTCGCAAGCCTTGCAAATATCGATGTGGGCCAGCTTCTTATTGCCGGCATCATACCGGGCATTATCATGTCCGGCCTTTACTTTGTCTTTGTCGTCATATGGTGTCATATCTTCCCGAATGAGGCACCAATGTATGATGTGCCCTATGTGCCCTTGAAAAAAAAGGTGATGGCTACTGTGCAGTACCTCCTGCCGCTGGGTCTTATCATCTTCATGGTCATAGGCTTCATATTCCTCGGCGTGGCAACTCCGACAGAAGCAGCCGCCACAGGGACATTGGGGTCATTTATCTTAGCCCTTGTCTACCGGCGTTTAACATGGGAAAACATGAAAAAATCGGTAATGGGCACCATGAAAATTACTGTTATGATATTCATGATTATTATCGTTTCCAGCACATACGGTGAAATATTGGCCTTTACCGGTGCTGCTGCAGGCATGACAAGTTTCATCACAAACCTTACCGTATCGCCGATTGTAATAATTATGGGTATGCTGATTGTGGTCCTTGTTATGGGCTGTTTCATGGAAACCGTTGCCATTATGATGATTACCATACCTATATATATGCCGGTCGTTAATGCCTTCGGATATAATACAATATGGTTCGGGGTGCTCATGCTTATCGCGCTGGAGACAGGTTTGATTACCCCTCCCTTCGGTGTTACACTCTTTGTGATGAAAGGCGTTGCCCCTCCTGAAGTGACAATGGCAGATATCTGGAGGGCAGTTACCCCTTATGTAATCATAGATATACTGTGTATTGCCATTGTGCTGGCAATACCAGTTATAGCAACTATTGTGCCGACTTTTATGGGAATGGCAAGGTAG